In Dermatophilus congolensis, a genomic segment contains:
- a CDS encoding bifunctional ADP-dependent NAD(P)H-hydrate dehydratase/NAD(P)H-hydrate epimerase, with translation MVMQAWSVERVRAAEEAAKKFLPNDELMNRAAHGLANVLATRTDEIAQYTSPGEDVRMIVLAGPGGNGGDALFAAAFLRHLHTTRLEETNPTQAHVADIVPVLLTGQAHPSALQAIHDAGLTPLDASTDEGLATAVHMIATADIIVDGLFGIGGRLDLSHHDENTPPPAAWTLVNAIPDDAYLIAVDVASGTDPAGETETDNCVWADETVTFSLIKGTHLLAGENATGLLTIIDIGIDEYGLLGLGTDGELANENEEHIDALLTDGPATPMAERLTFDDVSHMWPTPGPRDDKYSRGVVGIIAGGENYTGAAILTVTAAVNAGAGMVRYIGPPTPTNLIRTHIPEAVHGPGKVQAWVIGPGLDPHPADDETGHNHLTHARQALDSNEPAVIDAGGLDLLTGPRPHAGAATLITPHAGELARLLTRLDPGTPTSREDVENAPVSHARRAAELLHATVLLKGNRTLVVPPTDNLPIRTQTNAPAWLATAGAGDVLAGIAGTLLAAGLNPLDAGSLAALVHGVAAHDTNPGGPIRALHVAETLPTTIAALLRRPN, from the coding sequence ATGGTGATGCAGGCATGGTCCGTCGAACGAGTCCGCGCAGCTGAAGAAGCCGCGAAAAAATTCCTCCCCAATGACGAACTCATGAACCGAGCCGCCCACGGGCTGGCCAACGTCCTAGCCACCCGCACCGACGAAATAGCCCAATACACCAGCCCCGGCGAAGACGTACGCATGATCGTCCTCGCCGGACCAGGCGGAAACGGCGGCGACGCCCTCTTCGCCGCAGCTTTCCTACGCCACCTCCACACCACCCGCCTCGAAGAAACCAACCCAACCCAAGCTCACGTCGCCGACATCGTGCCCGTCCTCCTCACCGGTCAAGCCCACCCCTCAGCACTCCAAGCCATCCACGACGCTGGACTAACCCCCCTAGACGCCAGCACCGACGAAGGCTTGGCAACAGCCGTCCACATGATCGCCACCGCCGACATCATCGTCGATGGCCTCTTCGGCATCGGAGGACGCCTCGACCTATCCCACCACGACGAAAACACCCCACCACCGGCAGCCTGGACCCTTGTCAACGCCATCCCCGACGACGCCTACCTCATCGCCGTCGACGTCGCCAGCGGCACCGACCCAGCCGGCGAAACCGAAACAGACAACTGCGTGTGGGCCGACGAAACCGTCACCTTCTCCCTCATCAAAGGAACCCACCTGCTCGCTGGCGAAAACGCCACCGGACTCCTCACCATCATCGACATCGGCATCGACGAATACGGACTACTCGGACTTGGAACCGACGGCGAACTCGCCAACGAAAACGAAGAACACATCGACGCCCTCCTCACCGACGGCCCCGCCACCCCCATGGCCGAACGCCTCACTTTCGATGACGTAAGCCACATGTGGCCCACCCCCGGACCCCGCGACGACAAATACTCCCGCGGTGTCGTCGGCATCATCGCCGGAGGCGAAAACTACACCGGAGCAGCAATCCTCACCGTTACCGCCGCAGTTAACGCCGGCGCCGGAATGGTCCGTTACATCGGCCCCCCAACCCCCACCAACCTCATCCGCACCCACATCCCCGAAGCAGTACACGGCCCCGGAAAAGTCCAAGCATGGGTAATCGGCCCCGGCCTAGACCCCCACCCCGCCGACGACGAAACCGGCCACAACCACCTCACTCACGCCCGCCAAGCCCTCGACTCCAACGAACCCGCCGTCATCGACGCTGGCGGGCTCGACCTGCTCACCGGCCCACGACCCCACGCCGGAGCAGCCACCCTCATCACCCCCCACGCCGGCGAACTCGCCCGCCTCCTCACCCGTCTCGACCCCGGCACCCCCACCAGCAGAGAAGACGTCGAAAACGCTCCCGTGAGCCACGCCCGCCGCGCCGCCGAACTCCTCCACGCCACCGTCCTACTCAAAGGCAACCGAACCCTAGTCGTACCCCCCACAGACAACCTGCCTATCCGCACCCAAACCAACGCACCCGCCTGGCTCGCTACCGCCGGTGCCGGCGACGTCCTCGCCGGAATCGCAGGGACACTCCTCGCCGCAGGCCTCAACCCCCTCGACGCAGGATCCCTTGCCGCCCTCGTCCACGGAGTCGCCGCCCACGACACCAACCCAGGCGGCCCCATCCGCGCACTCCACGTCGCCGAAACCCTCCCCACCACCATCGCCGCCCTCCTACGCCGCCCCAACTAA
- a CDS encoding holo-ACP synthase — translation MIVGIGVDVCGIERLQATLERTPGLRDRVFAPAEKELPIASLAARFAMKEAVAKALLTPGDMSWLDAWAPRAVGKPPELQISGTVRQRAEALGVTRFHVSLSHDAGIATAFVIAES, via the coding sequence GTGATTGTCGGTATCGGTGTAGACGTATGCGGTATCGAGCGGCTACAGGCAACGCTGGAGCGCACACCCGGTTTACGTGACCGTGTTTTCGCCCCAGCAGAAAAAGAACTCCCAATTGCCTCGCTAGCTGCTCGATTCGCGATGAAAGAAGCAGTCGCCAAGGCACTACTGACCCCCGGCGACATGTCATGGCTCGATGCGTGGGCTCCACGCGCTGTCGGTAAACCACCCGAACTGCAAATCTCAGGCACAGTCCGTCAACGAGCCGAAGCATTGGGAGTAACCCGATTCCACGTGTCTTTGTCACACGACGCTGGTATTGCTACCGCCTTCGTGATCGCCGAATCCTGA
- the glmS gene encoding glutamine--fructose-6-phosphate transaminase (isomerizing), protein MCGIVGYVGRDVDGKALDVVLEGLARLEYRGYDSAGVAFVTDGVISSAKKAGKLANLRAELEASPLPPSATAIGHTRWATHGAPTDENAHPHLGGKEGKLALIHNGIIENFHSLKAELLEEGVEFASETDTEVAAHLLARAYENTHDLTAAMQQVVNRLEGAFTLLAEHADVPGVIVAARRNSPLVIGLGEGENFLGSDVAAFVGHTKLAMEVDQDQIVTITPEKVEVIDFSGQPAEGKRFEVTWDAAQAEKGGYDSYMLKEIEEQPRAIADTLRGRTDEHGALTLDEMHVAAEKLAAVDRVVIVACGTAFYSGLTAKYAIEHWTRIPVAVELAHEFRYSEPIIDEHTLVVSISQSGETMDTLMAVKHARELGALTVSICNTYGATIPRESDAALYTHAGPEVAVASTKAFTSQIAACYLLGLYLAQERGHGESVKKVMRELEEIPAKISEVLADMDRVREIARFMADTRSVLFLGRNVGYPIALEGALKLKEIAYIHAEGFAAGELKHGPIALIEPGQPVFIVVPSPSTPHNLHDKVVSNIQEIRARGARTLVIAEAGDESVAPFADEIIRVPATSPLLSPMLTILPLQVFACELATSKGLDVDQPRNLAKSVTVE, encoded by the coding sequence ATGTGTGGAATCGTTGGCTATGTGGGCCGTGACGTCGATGGCAAAGCTCTCGACGTCGTTTTGGAAGGACTCGCCCGACTCGAGTACCGCGGATATGACTCGGCTGGGGTGGCATTCGTCACCGACGGTGTGATCAGCTCCGCGAAGAAAGCAGGAAAGCTCGCTAACCTGCGAGCCGAACTGGAAGCTAGCCCATTGCCTCCCTCTGCGACGGCGATCGGGCACACACGGTGGGCAACCCACGGGGCCCCCACCGACGAAAACGCCCACCCCCACCTGGGTGGCAAAGAGGGAAAACTCGCCCTCATCCACAACGGCATCATCGAGAACTTCCACTCCCTTAAAGCTGAACTTCTCGAAGAAGGTGTCGAATTCGCCTCCGAAACGGACACGGAGGTCGCCGCGCACCTCCTGGCCCGCGCCTACGAGAACACCCACGACCTCACCGCCGCGATGCAACAGGTCGTCAACCGTCTAGAAGGTGCATTCACCCTGCTGGCTGAGCACGCTGACGTCCCTGGCGTGATCGTCGCAGCCCGCCGCAACTCTCCACTAGTGATCGGTCTGGGCGAGGGCGAAAACTTCCTCGGCTCTGACGTCGCTGCCTTCGTGGGCCACACAAAGCTCGCAATGGAAGTTGACCAAGACCAGATCGTCACTATCACCCCAGAAAAGGTCGAAGTCATCGACTTCTCCGGACAACCCGCCGAAGGTAAACGCTTCGAAGTCACGTGGGACGCAGCCCAGGCCGAAAAAGGTGGCTACGACTCCTACATGCTCAAAGAAATCGAAGAGCAGCCACGTGCCATCGCCGATACTCTCCGCGGTCGCACCGACGAACACGGCGCCCTCACGCTGGACGAAATGCACGTCGCTGCCGAAAAACTCGCAGCCGTGGACCGTGTCGTCATCGTGGCTTGCGGTACCGCTTTCTACTCCGGCCTCACCGCCAAATACGCAATCGAGCACTGGACCCGCATCCCCGTCGCCGTGGAACTAGCCCACGAATTCCGGTACAGCGAACCCATCATTGACGAACACACCCTGGTGGTGTCCATCAGCCAGTCCGGCGAAACAATGGACACCCTTATGGCGGTCAAACACGCCCGTGAACTGGGCGCACTCACCGTCTCCATCTGTAACACATACGGCGCCACCATTCCCCGCGAATCTGATGCCGCGCTCTACACACACGCTGGCCCCGAAGTTGCTGTCGCCTCCACCAAAGCATTCACCTCCCAGATCGCAGCCTGCTACCTCCTGGGCCTTTACCTGGCCCAGGAACGCGGCCACGGCGAATCAGTCAAAAAGGTGATGCGCGAACTCGAAGAAATCCCCGCCAAGATCAGCGAAGTCTTGGCCGACATGGACCGAGTACGCGAGATCGCCCGCTTCATGGCAGACACCCGCTCGGTGCTTTTCCTTGGCCGTAACGTGGGCTACCCGATCGCTCTTGAAGGTGCCCTCAAACTCAAAGAAATCGCCTATATTCACGCCGAAGGATTCGCTGCAGGTGAACTCAAGCACGGCCCCATCGCGCTGATCGAGCCAGGCCAGCCGGTGTTCATCGTGGTGCCTAGCCCCAGCACACCGCACAACCTGCACGACAAAGTGGTCTCCAACATCCAGGAGATCCGTGCCCGCGGCGCCCGCACCCTGGTCATCGCCGAAGCTGGTGACGAATCGGTAGCACCATTCGCCGACGAGATCATCCGGGTACCAGCCACATCGCCGCTGCTATCTCCGATGCTGACCATCCTGCCCTTGCAGGTGTTCGCGTGCGAACTAGCAACCTCTAAAGGCCTCGACGTAGACCAGCCCCGCAACCTCGCCAAGAGCGTCACCGTCGAGTAG
- the coaA gene encoding type I pantothenate kinase, giving the protein MEIAREDWARLSSTYSLGSLTDEDVRRLRGVGDRLDLAEVEEIYLPLSRLLSFYAEGAGNLHRIMQGFLGHKPARNPFVIGVAGSVAVGKSTTARILRELLSRWPSTPNVELVTTDGFLYPNAVLQEKGLMDRKGFPESYNQAALVQFLDQVKSGVETVRAPVYSHLTYDIVEDTHVEVHRPDVLIVEGLNVLAPPTAETRVVVSDYFDFSLYVDAEIPHLKSWYINRFLRLRDTAFTDPDSFFRRYANLSNAEAIATAGSIWDSINEPNLRENVLGTRERATLILTKGADHKVERVRLRKL; this is encoded by the coding sequence GTGGAAATCGCACGCGAGGACTGGGCACGCCTGTCGAGTACGTATTCCCTAGGCAGCCTCACTGATGAGGATGTGCGGCGTCTTCGTGGTGTCGGTGACCGGTTGGATCTGGCTGAAGTCGAAGAGATCTACCTACCGTTGTCGCGGCTGCTCAGTTTCTACGCCGAGGGAGCTGGAAACCTTCACCGAATCATGCAGGGGTTCCTCGGCCATAAGCCGGCACGAAACCCGTTCGTGATCGGTGTGGCTGGTTCTGTTGCTGTGGGCAAGTCAACGACAGCGCGGATTCTGCGCGAATTGCTGTCACGGTGGCCGAGCACCCCCAATGTCGAACTGGTCACCACCGATGGGTTTTTATACCCCAACGCGGTTCTACAAGAAAAAGGGCTCATGGACCGTAAGGGGTTCCCTGAGTCATACAATCAGGCCGCTCTCGTTCAATTCCTTGACCAGGTGAAATCGGGAGTAGAGACAGTACGCGCCCCGGTTTATTCACACCTGACTTACGACATCGTGGAAGACACGCATGTAGAAGTGCACCGGCCAGATGTCCTCATCGTGGAAGGACTCAATGTCCTGGCCCCACCAACAGCAGAAACACGTGTAGTGGTATCTGACTATTTCGATTTCTCCTTGTACGTAGACGCAGAGATCCCGCATTTAAAGAGCTGGTACATCAACCGCTTCTTGCGGCTTCGCGACACAGCATTCACCGACCCTGATTCCTTCTTCCGCCGGTACGCCAACCTGTCCAACGCTGAAGCGATCGCCACAGCCGGATCGATCTGGGACAGCATCAACGAACCAAATTTACGCGAAAACGTTCTGGGCACCCGCGAGCGCGCCACCCTCATCCTCACCAAAGGCGCTGACCACAAGGTAGAGCGGGTCCGGCTGCGCAAACTTTAG
- the mptB gene encoding polyprenol phosphomannose-dependent alpha 1,6 mannosyltransferase MptB — MTKNEPLSQGQTTQAHGQTQQPRRGMSTRVRGSMRALVSDARAAFAVPAVWLGLFGSVLIVVGSFTPASLPPDSELPYFIGLGLLQTGVGRAVAAAAVLLGMASLLLAWVAMRPGRHGVRGGVPRATWWLWSLPMLVAPPLFSRDAYSYAAQGLLVSRGMDPYSTGPISVPGPFADQVDPMWLFTSAPYGPLALRTQQLVVELSFDNAYFAAVAMRVPAFMSMALIASLLPRMTERVGVSVEPARWIGIANPLILIHLVGGAHNDAMAVALIVAAMLLAFDGRFWISSLTIAAAAGYKQTALLAMVALAGYLARRAVVARRIHEISGGTPSCEERTAIEADRHEPTGPVRGAPHDPGAPGMVEYIRVAAAVGTASIGLFALITFVCGLGWGWVESLSVPLMARSILSPSTVVGSVGQIIMLGLGSSAETAQIPLDTARACGMAIMAIGLIWTTLWLAPRRPTLSVVTAFVIFVACGSVVHAWYMIPVFVLLGLVPFSERTYTVAMWVIAVLGVYAAFDSALGNGSITIAVTLVAALVLRMRARGVLPLPANLRARLAGQHRHAHIEQNQKVG, encoded by the coding sequence GTGACCAAGAATGAACCGTTGAGCCAGGGCCAAACCACTCAAGCCCACGGGCAGACACAGCAGCCCCGCCGAGGAATGAGCACGCGTGTGCGTGGCAGCATGCGCGCCCTCGTTAGCGATGCGCGGGCTGCATTCGCGGTACCCGCCGTGTGGCTGGGGCTTTTCGGCTCGGTTCTTATCGTGGTGGGATCGTTCACACCAGCGTCACTGCCACCAGATTCTGAGTTGCCGTACTTCATCGGTTTGGGGCTGTTGCAGACCGGTGTGGGCCGCGCGGTCGCTGCCGCAGCTGTCCTGCTGGGGATGGCTTCACTGCTGTTGGCGTGGGTGGCGATGCGTCCAGGACGTCACGGTGTGCGTGGTGGGGTGCCGCGAGCTACCTGGTGGCTGTGGTCTTTGCCGATGCTGGTGGCGCCGCCGCTATTCAGTAGGGATGCGTATTCGTATGCGGCGCAAGGTTTATTGGTCTCACGAGGGATGGATCCGTACAGCACCGGCCCCATCTCTGTTCCTGGGCCGTTTGCTGACCAGGTTGATCCGATGTGGCTGTTCACCTCAGCGCCCTACGGTCCGCTAGCACTACGCACCCAGCAACTCGTTGTAGAGCTCTCTTTTGACAACGCCTACTTCGCTGCGGTCGCGATGCGTGTTCCCGCGTTCATGTCAATGGCGTTGATCGCGTCGCTGCTGCCGCGTATGACCGAGCGAGTAGGAGTCTCGGTTGAGCCAGCCAGATGGATTGGCATCGCCAACCCGCTCATCCTTATTCACCTGGTGGGAGGCGCCCACAATGACGCGATGGCGGTCGCGTTGATCGTGGCCGCGATGCTGCTGGCATTTGATGGGCGGTTCTGGATCTCCTCATTGACGATCGCTGCGGCCGCCGGATATAAACAGACAGCTTTGCTGGCCATGGTCGCGTTGGCTGGATACCTGGCCCGTCGGGCAGTAGTGGCACGACGTATTCACGAAATCTCTGGCGGAACACCCAGCTGCGAGGAACGCACCGCCATCGAAGCAGACCGCCACGAACCTACCGGCCCAGTGCGTGGCGCCCCCCATGACCCAGGTGCACCAGGCATGGTCGAATACATTCGAGTTGCCGCCGCTGTGGGCACTGCTTCGATTGGTTTGTTTGCCCTCATCACTTTCGTGTGTGGCCTGGGATGGGGATGGGTCGAAAGCCTGTCAGTGCCACTTATGGCCCGATCAATCCTGTCGCCTTCGACCGTCGTTGGCAGCGTCGGGCAGATCATCATGCTCGGCCTGGGAAGTTCGGCAGAAACAGCCCAAATACCACTAGATACCGCACGCGCCTGCGGCATGGCCATCATGGCGATCGGGCTGATCTGGACCACGCTGTGGCTGGCCCCTCGGCGCCCAACCTTGTCCGTCGTCACCGCATTCGTCATCTTCGTTGCCTGCGGCTCGGTCGTCCACGCCTGGTACATGATCCCCGTGTTCGTGCTGCTCGGCCTGGTGCCGTTCAGCGAGCGCACCTACACCGTCGCGATGTGGGTGATCGCCGTCCTAGGTGTGTACGCCGCTTTCGACTCAGCCCTGGGCAACGGGTCCATCACCATCGCGGTCACCCTCGTTGCCGCACTCGTGCTGCGCATGCGCGCCCGCGGTGTCCTTCCCCTGCCCGCTAACCTTCGTGCCCGCCTAGCCGGTCAACACCGTCACGCTCACATCGAGCAAAACCAAAAAGTCGGGTAA
- a CDS encoding isoprenyl transferase produces MGLSSFLYGLYEKRLLRELANATVPRHVGVMLDGNRRWARAKGAEAFIGHRAGAENIAPFLQWSEEAGVEIVTLWLLSTDNLNRSPEELEPLLGIIEDAVDTLADSGRWRIKIVGAKDVLPPATVERLSTAASRTDNVEGMFVNVAVGYGGKREISDAVRSLLKEAAEQGRTIDDVAQTVSAEDIADHLYTTGQPDPDLVIRTSGEQRVSGFLLWQSTHSEFYFCEAYWPDFRRVDFLRALRSYAERERRFGA; encoded by the coding sequence ATGGGATTGTCGTCATTCCTGTACGGCTTGTACGAGAAACGACTGTTGCGTGAACTAGCTAACGCCACGGTGCCCAGGCACGTGGGAGTCATGCTCGACGGTAATCGCCGCTGGGCCCGCGCTAAAGGCGCCGAAGCTTTCATCGGGCACCGCGCCGGAGCAGAAAACATCGCGCCGTTCTTGCAATGGAGCGAAGAAGCTGGCGTGGAGATCGTGACTTTATGGCTGCTATCCACAGACAACCTGAATCGCTCCCCAGAAGAGCTGGAACCACTGCTGGGGATCATCGAAGACGCCGTAGACACGCTGGCTGATTCAGGGCGGTGGCGCATCAAAATCGTTGGCGCTAAAGACGTACTGCCACCAGCCACCGTGGAACGCTTATCCACCGCAGCTTCTCGCACCGACAACGTGGAGGGCATGTTCGTCAACGTTGCTGTTGGCTACGGCGGTAAACGTGAAATCTCCGATGCAGTTCGTTCGCTGCTCAAAGAGGCAGCAGAACAAGGACGAACGATCGACGACGTCGCCCAAACAGTCTCGGCCGAAGACATTGCCGACCACCTGTACACCACAGGCCAACCCGACCCAGACCTCGTTATCCGCACGTCTGGCGAACAACGAGTCAGCGGGTTCCTGCTCTGGCAGAGCACCCACAGCGAGTTCTATTTCTGTGAGGCGTACTGGCCCGACTTCCGGCGAGTCGATTTTCTGCGCGCACTGCGTTCCTACGCCGAACGCGAGCGCCGGTTCGGGGCGTAA
- the mca gene encoding mycothiol conjugate amidase Mca codes for MAVHAHPDDESSKGAAATAMYAHEGANVLVVSCTGGERGSVLNPRLQGDPEVERDLVGLRRTEMAKAQEALGVDHAWLGFIDSGLPEGDPLPPLPEGCFATMPMQVCVEALVRLIRQHRPHVVTTYDENGGYPHPDHVRTHDVSVAAFRAAGDPEQFPQAGPPWQPLKLYYNQTLSMDRLQALHTAMKEHTGQSPFEEWIEKRAARGDDAFRAVTTRVPVADWFDARDEALRAHATQVDPDGFWFGIPQEIEREVWPWEDFEMAISYVHTTVLPEVEDDVFAGLPEPAQADAMGSDSSRRPSAPLIDDVKER; via the coding sequence ATGGCGGTACACGCTCACCCCGACGACGAGTCGAGTAAAGGCGCCGCAGCTACGGCCATGTATGCCCATGAGGGCGCGAACGTGCTGGTTGTTTCATGTACTGGTGGTGAGAGAGGGTCAGTGCTTAACCCTCGGCTACAAGGCGACCCCGAGGTGGAACGTGACCTGGTGGGGTTGCGGCGCACCGAGATGGCAAAAGCACAAGAAGCATTAGGGGTGGATCATGCCTGGCTTGGGTTTATTGACTCAGGTCTGCCTGAAGGTGACCCGCTGCCCCCGCTGCCTGAAGGCTGCTTTGCCACCATGCCTATGCAGGTGTGCGTGGAGGCGCTGGTGCGGTTGATTCGGCAGCATCGCCCGCACGTGGTGACCACCTATGACGAAAACGGTGGCTACCCGCATCCGGACCACGTGCGTACTCACGATGTGTCAGTGGCTGCGTTCCGTGCCGCAGGGGATCCAGAACAGTTCCCGCAGGCAGGGCCGCCATGGCAGCCGCTGAAGCTGTACTACAACCAAACCCTGAGCATGGATCGGTTGCAGGCCCTGCACACGGCGATGAAAGAACACACAGGTCAGTCACCGTTCGAGGAATGGATAGAAAAACGAGCTGCTCGTGGTGATGATGCGTTCCGCGCCGTCACTACTCGGGTGCCCGTTGCTGACTGGTTCGATGCACGTGATGAAGCCCTCCGAGCCCATGCCACCCAGGTCGACCCTGACGGTTTTTGGTTCGGGATACCGCAAGAGATCGAGCGGGAGGTGTGGCCGTGGGAAGATTTCGAAATGGCGATCTCATACGTTCACACCACGGTGCTTCCGGAGGTTGAGGACGATGTATTCGCTGGGCTTCCGGAACCGGCGCAGGCTGACGCGATGGGCTCTGACTCCTCGCGCCGCCCGTCGGCTCCTCTCATCGACGATGTGAAGGAGCGCTGA
- a CDS encoding DUF4307 domain-containing protein produces the protein MVEQPDSSLAAHTREVNDAAEAEAERGRSVGQYWKSISPIRRKVVAGAAAAVVVGSAVATWFGLAASTDWPLQRDLAYDVHDASSVTVRFEVTKPPEMTAVCEVVAQEVGKAVVGRENVTIPAAEERTTQHQTTVRTTTTAVIGLVKTCRPVDR, from the coding sequence GTGGTAGAACAACCCGACTCCTCCCTGGCAGCACACACACGTGAGGTCAACGACGCCGCCGAGGCAGAAGCCGAACGTGGCCGCTCCGTCGGCCAGTACTGGAAGTCGATCTCCCCTATCCGACGGAAAGTGGTTGCCGGGGCGGCAGCTGCTGTTGTTGTGGGATCTGCTGTCGCGACATGGTTTGGGTTAGCAGCCTCTACCGACTGGCCACTACAGCGCGACTTGGCCTATGACGTTCACGACGCCAGTTCTGTCACCGTCCGTTTCGAAGTCACAAAGCCACCAGAAATGACCGCGGTATGTGAAGTTGTGGCCCAAGAAGTCGGTAAGGCCGTGGTCGGGCGCGAAAACGTCACCATCCCCGCAGCTGAAGAACGCACCACGCAACACCAAACCACCGTACGTACCACCACTACCGCGGTCATCGGTTTGGTTAAAACATGTCGGCCAGTCGACCGGTAA
- the greA gene encoding transcription elongation factor GreA, with amino-acid sequence MSDINQSSSPFLTQDAYDRLQAELEELSTTGRSEISKRIEAARDEGDLKENGGYHAAKEEQGKMEARIRQLTSLLENATVGAPPADDGIVEPGMIVVVDMFGDEVEFLLGNREIADSALEYDVYSDRSPLGAAIIGKKVGDEASYTAPNGKEISVKILKATPFTG; translated from the coding sequence GTGTCCGACATCAACCAGTCTTCGTCTCCGTTCCTCACACAGGACGCCTACGACCGTCTCCAGGCGGAGCTGGAAGAGCTCTCCACGACAGGCCGTTCCGAAATCTCCAAGCGGATCGAAGCCGCCCGCGACGAAGGCGACCTGAAAGAAAACGGCGGCTACCACGCGGCTAAAGAAGAACAGGGCAAGATGGAAGCCCGCATCCGCCAGCTCACCTCCCTTCTCGAAAACGCCACGGTCGGGGCTCCCCCAGCCGACGACGGCATCGTCGAACCAGGCATGATCGTTGTCGTTGACATGTTTGGCGACGAGGTGGAGTTCCTCCTAGGCAACCGCGAAATCGCAGACTCAGCCCTGGAATACGACGTCTACTCCGACCGCTCCCCCCTCGGAGCAGCCATCATCGGTAAGAAGGTCGGCGATGAGGCCTCCTACACCGCCCCCAACGGCAAAGAAATTTCCGTCAAAATCCTCAAAGCCACCCCATTCACTGGCTGA
- the msrA gene encoding peptide-methionine (S)-S-oxide reductase MsrA produces the protein MFESFFARPVTVVSAEHALPGRTSPLPDIPEHNVVTGTSMHAFPAGAEVIYLAMGCFWGVERIFWKLPGVITTAVGYAGGYTPNPTYEETCTGRTGHTETVLVAYDPTATTPIELLTVFWENHNPTTANRQGNDVGTQYRSAIYWTTEEQRNAALRTRAAFQHELDRADAGLATTEIRPFASANNGNAPAPIDDPHDYPDTGFDGPAGPFYYAEEYHQQYLHKNPAGYCNHGPNGFTCRVED, from the coding sequence ATGTTCGAGTCTTTCTTCGCCCGTCCAGTGACTGTCGTCTCTGCTGAACACGCCCTACCCGGACGCACCAGCCCACTGCCTGACATCCCCGAACACAACGTAGTTACCGGCACCTCAATGCACGCGTTCCCCGCCGGAGCCGAAGTGATCTACCTAGCAATGGGGTGTTTCTGGGGCGTAGAACGAATTTTCTGGAAACTCCCCGGAGTCATCACCACAGCTGTCGGGTACGCCGGAGGCTACACACCCAACCCCACCTACGAAGAAACCTGCACTGGGCGCACCGGCCATACAGAAACAGTCCTCGTGGCCTACGACCCCACAGCTACAACACCGATAGAACTCCTCACGGTGTTCTGGGAAAACCACAACCCCACCACTGCCAACCGGCAAGGTAACGACGTCGGAACCCAATACCGATCCGCTATCTACTGGACCACCGAAGAACAACGCAACGCCGCCCTACGCACCCGCGCAGCCTTCCAGCACGAGCTAGACCGCGCAGACGCCGGCCTAGCCACCACCGAAATCCGCCCCTTTGCTTCCGCCAACAATGGCAACGCCCCCGCACCTATCGACGACCCTCACGACTACCCAGACACCGGTTTCGATGGCCCAGCAGGCCCCTTCTACTACGCCGAGGAATACCACCAGCAGTACCTGCACAAAAACCCTGCGGGCTACTGCAACCACGGCCCTAACGGATTCACCTGCCGCGTCGAAGACTAA